GGCTAGCGGCGGGTGAGTTCGCGCGGTGGGTGCAGTTCATTGGCTATTTCGTTTTCGAGCTCTGAGACGGGCTGCAACGTGTCGATCTTCTCGTCGGAGTTGTCGCTGAGTCCGCCGAAGCGGCGGTCGCGGCGCTGGTAGTCGGCGATGGCCTCGAGCAGATGAACGCCGCGAAAGTCGGGCCAGAGGCGGTCGGTGATGAAGATCTCGGAGTAGGCGATCTGCCAGAGAAGGAAGTTCGAGATACGCTGCTCGCCCGAGGTGCGGATGATCAGGTCGGGGTCGGGCATGCCGGCGGTATAAAGCGCTTTCGAGATGGTCGACTCATCCAGTGAGTCGAGGGCACCGGCACCAAGCAGGTCTTCGACCGAGCAGCCGCGTGTGTGGGCCTCGGTGGTGAGATCGGTCAGGATGCGGCGGACGGCATCGACGATCTCCGAGCGGGCGCCGTAGTTGAGAGCCAGGGTCAGCGTGGTTCCGGTGTTCTTTGCGGTGGACTCCATCGCCCATTGCATGGTCTCCTGAACCTCCTGCGGGAGGTCGTAGGTGCGGCCGATGTAGGACATGCGAACGTTATTGTCGTTCATCCGCTTGACGTTGCCGATCAGGTAGTTCTTAAGCAGCTTCATCAGAAAACTGACCTCGGTCTTGGGGCGGCGGAGGTTGTTTTCGAGTGAAAAAGCGTAGAGGGTGAGGAACGGGAGATTGATGCGCGAGGCCGTCTCCACAACGTACTGGACGCTCTCGGCGCCTTGCTGGTGCCCCAGAAAACGCTTGAGTGCACGCTTGCCTGCCCAGCGCCCGTTGCCATCCATAATGATGGCGATATGCTGCGGAATTCGCGAGAGATCGAGCTGCCGATAGACGGCTTGTTCCTCCTGGGAGAGCTCGTGAACGCGGCTGGGGGACGTGGGGGACAAATCTACCTCTCAAAGCATGACGCTAGCACACCGGGAGGGAGCTTCGCAAAGACAAGACTGTGCAAGAGAAGAGAGAGGCGGAGGGTGCCGCACCCTTCCGCAGATTGCGGTTGGATGCGGCACGGAGGTTATTGTTGCTGCGCGGGTCTTCGCTATGCCGAGCGGCGGCGGCCAGCGGCCAGCTCGCGCACATGGTTCAGGAAGATGGAGCGCTGCAGAGCATCGAGCTGCGAGGTGTAAGCGGCAATCTCGGCGAGGAACGGGTCCGTCATCAGAACAGCCGTCTCGTCGCGGTGGCGCGTGTTCGAGTCGCGCAGCAGGGTGGAGATGTCGACCTGAAGCGCCTTGGCCAGACGGTCGAGCGAGGAGAGGGTCGGCATCGCCTTGCCGTTCTCGATCTTCGAGATGTAGGTGCGCGGCACGTTCATGCGTGCGGCGAGCTGACGCTGCGAGAGATTGCGTACGTGGCGAAGGTCACGAACCGCCGTGGCGACCTGAAGGCCGTCAGGGGAGGGCGTCGTTGCCGGAACGATGGATAGTGGAGCTGCTACCGGCTCGGGCTCTTCGACCTCGAGCGATTTGTGGCAGCGGCGGCACAGCGAGTTTGCTGTGCGGAACTGCACCAGGCTGCAGTGGTCACAGCGCAGGACCTCACGCTGTTCGACGGGTGCCATCATAGTTGCCATAAGTTGTCTTAACGCGGGCGGACCCAGAGCAAGGAACCGCGGCACATGTCCGATAACGGAGCAATGCGATGTGCCTAGAGTGACACTGGGTTACTGGATAGTCAAGAGAAACCCGTTGATTATTAGCACAAAAACCGGTAAAAACCAGAAGCGAACCAAAGTAGTAAAGGCGGGGAGTAGGGAATAGGGTGTAGGGAGTAGAAGGCCGGAGGTTCTGGATGGGCGAAGGGTATGGACGCAGAGCAGCGTTGGCGTTGCTGGAAGAGTGGACGAAGAGCGAGTCGCTACGCAAGCACGGCATGGCGGTGTCGGTGTGCACGGAATCCTACGGCCGTCGCGAGGCCGTGCGGCTTGGGCTGAACGGCGCTGAGGCAGATGCGTTCGTCGAGGCGTACGCCTGCGCCGGGCTGCTGCATGACATGGACTACGAGCGGCATCCTTCGCTGGAAGAGCATCCGTTTGTCGGCGTCAAACACCTGCGCGAGACGGGCTGGCCGGAGCCGGTGCTGAACGCGATCCTTGCGCATGCGGACTACTCCGGCGTGCCGAGGGAGTCGCACCTTGAGCGGGCGCTGTTTGCCTGCGATGAGCTCGCGGGGTTTCTGACGGCGTGTGCTCTGGTGAAACCGACGAAGTCGATTCACGATGTCGAAGTGGCTGGTGTGAAGAAGAAGATGAAGGACAAGGCCTTCGCACGGGCGGTGAAGCGCGAGGATATTACCGGCGGAGCGGAGCTGCTGGGGATTTCGCTTGAGGAGCATCTGGGGAACTGCCTGAAGGCGATGCAGGATAGGGCCGGGGAGTTGGGGCTGGCGGGTAGCTAGTGAGATTTGCAGTGAACACTGATTCCTGCGGCTACAGGTTTACATGCCTGTGTTCTTTGCGAGTCGGGACGATATCCAATCTCTAAGTTTTGGTCGTCTAGCCAACGAACATTTGTATCTTCCCAAGAGCTTGGGCCGAAATAAAAGTAGGCTTCTTCACCATGAAGGCTATTACTTGATCGAATAGTAACGCCGGTAAAATCCCGACCTAAAAATCCGGCTTCATACGTCAGATCTGCTACGTGTTTACGGTCAGGCGATACGAAAAAATGCGGTTTGTCGGTTGAAGTTAGTGAACTGAAAGCGATCCAGAGAGATATGGCTGCTGGTAGCGCCGTAAAAAGACCCAAGCCAAATATTGTTTTCTGCTTCCATCCCGTAGGGAATTTGTTCCGACGAACGAGCAGGAATGTGACCGTTGTGAGCAGTATGGAGATGATGAGAGCCTTCAGTTTCGGCGCGGCAAACATGATCGCCTCTGTCACTTCGACCTCATTAAATTTAGGCCAGATCAATCTCTAATCTCCTCGGCATCGATTCGCATGACACTCGCAGACGCCAACGCTTTTTGCGCAGATGTAATGGAATCAGGCAACCCGACAGCTCGCGTGGCATCTTCGATGACTATGCACTCAAACCCCGCCGCTGTGCCATCAATGGCCGAAGCCCGCACGCAGAAATCATAGGCAAGCCCGCAGATAAACAACCGCTTCAAACCGCGCTCGCGGAGATAACTCGCGAGTCCCGTAGGCGTCGTATGGTCGTCTTCGAGGAAGGCGGAGTAGCTGTCGATCTCGCGGCGGAAGCCCTTGCGCAAAATCAGTTCGGCGTGGGGGATGTGGAGGCCGGGGTGGAGATCGGCTCCCAATGTGCCCTGGACGCAGTGATCGGGCCAGAGGGTCTGGGTGCCGTAGGCGATTTCGGTAGTCTCGAAGGGTTTCTTGCCGGGGTGTGATGAGGCGAAGGAGATATGGCCTGCCGGGTGCCAGTCCTGTGTGAGGATGACGTGCTGGAAGCGGGTGGCGAGGCGATTGATAATGGGGACGACGGCGTCTCCGTCTTTGACTGCCAGTGCGCCGCCGATTCCGTTGATGGGCGGGCAGAAGTCGTTCTGGACGTCGATAACCAGCAGGGCATCAGTGGGTTGGAGCTGCACGGTAACTTAAGTCTGCCACAAATAGGGTATGTCGTAAGCGGTAACGGATTTTCTAGACTGGCGAACGATACTTTGAGGTGCGACCCAGTTGATTGAGACGCTTGAGTTTTCCAGTGTGCAGCCTACAGACGGGTGGCTGAGGCGGCTGTTCTGGCCGAGGATTGCGAACCGGCAGGATGTCGACCTGGTGGGGCAGCAGGGATTCTGGATCTGTTTTGTGGTGGCGACGGCCTGGGGGATTGGGGCGTTCTTTACGGCGCATGCCTCGCTGGGGCTGTTGATTGCGGCTACCTATTTTCTAGGTGCAATGGGTGTCAGGCGATATAGTCTGGCGGCGTCGGTCTTCATGTTTCTTTGCCTGTTTCTCGATCGTGTGGCTTCGCTGGAGGCTTTGTTGCTGGGGGCGCCGGGGGGAGGCAATCCCATGGTAGGCATCACTGCAATTGTGCTGCTGTTCCTGAACATCCGCGCGACGGTGCTTGCGCGGCGCTGGCAGGCACGGAACCGCCCGATGGAGCGGCGTCAGCGGCAGAGGCCGGTGACGCCGCTTGCCGACACGCTGGTCAATGAATGGCCGGGGCTTGTCTGGCCGCGTGCGCGGTATGTGTTTTATCCGCTGGCAACGGTGGTGGTGATGACCTCGTTAAGCGCGATCTTTGGATTGCCGCATATGAAGGCTGAGCTGGAGAGGGTAAGGCCAGCGAGTCCGCGAATGGACGTGGTGCAGCAATCGATGCCGGTTAGGGGTGCTTCTTAGCGC
This region of Acidobacteriota bacterium genomic DNA includes:
- a CDS encoding HD domain-containing protein, which produces MGEGYGRRAALALLEEWTKSESLRKHGMAVSVCTESYGRREAVRLGLNGAEADAFVEAYACAGLLHDMDYERHPSLEEHPFVGVKHLRETGWPEPVLNAILAHADYSGVPRESHLERALFACDELAGFLTACALVKPTKSIHDVEVAGVKKKMKDKAFARAVKREDITGGAELLGISLEEHLGNCLKAMQDRAGELGLAGS
- a CDS encoding isoprenyl transferase, which gives rise to MSPTSPSRVHELSQEEQAVYRQLDLSRIPQHIAIIMDGNGRWAGKRALKRFLGHQQGAESVQYVVETASRINLPFLTLYAFSLENNLRRPKTEVSFLMKLLKNYLIGNVKRMNDNNVRMSYIGRTYDLPQEVQETMQWAMESTAKNTGTTLTLALNYGARSEIVDAVRRILTDLTTEAHTRGCSVEDLLGAGALDSLDESTISKALYTAGMPDPDLIIRTSGEQRISNFLLWQIAYSEIFITDRLWPDFRGVHLLEAIADYQRRDRRFGGLSDNSDEKIDTLQPVSELENEIANELHPPRELTRR
- the pncA gene encoding bifunctional nicotinamidase/pyrazinamidase, giving the protein MQLQPTDALLVIDVQNDFCPPINGIGGALAVKDGDAVVPIINRLATRFQHVILTQDWHPAGHISFASSHPGKKPFETTEIAYGTQTLWPDHCVQGTLGADLHPGLHIPHAELILRKGFRREIDSYSAFLEDDHTTPTGLASYLRERGLKRLFICGLAYDFCVRASAIDGTAAGFECIVIEDATRAVGLPDSITSAQKALASASVMRIDAEEIRD
- a CDS encoding helix-turn-helix transcriptional regulator, with the translated sequence MATMMAPVEQREVLRCDHCSLVQFRTANSLCRRCHKSLEVEEPEPVAAPLSIVPATTPSPDGLQVATAVRDLRHVRNLSQRQLAARMNVPRTYISKIENGKAMPTLSSLDRLAKALQVDISTLLRDSNTRHRDETAVLMTDPFLAEIAAYTSQLDALQRSIFLNHVRELAAGRRRSA